Proteins found in one Planctomycetes bacterium MalM25 genomic segment:
- the pdp gene encoding Pyrimidine-nucleoside phosphorylase, whose translation MSFVSSWFNLAMNVAQLISKKRDGGELSQAEIADFIAAYAAGDLPDYQMAAWAMAVFLRGMTTAETAALTESMLNSGEVFAGSPDGGAPNVDKHSSGGIGDKVSIPLAPALACCGVRVPMISGRGLGATGGTLDKLESIPGFRVDYNVQEAQRLADEIGCVIVAASPELVPADRKLYALRDVTGTVPSIPLITASIMSKKLAEGLDALVLDVKCGSGAFMKTREDATALARSLVDTGKRMGVATAALVTDMNQPLGRLAGNAVEIDESVACLEGAGPDDLRKLVVEQGAEALTLAGVAASIEEGRARIAKTLDDGSAREKLAQMVRAQEGDLEAPRPRAAETVVSAERAGVVSAIDTETLGYAVIELGGGRKQQGDPLDFSVGFECLVRIGEPVETGQPLVRLFATDRGRERAINLTRGAIMIGDEPIDSPPLVIDRID comes from the coding sequence GTGTCCTTCGTGTCTTCGTGGTTCAATCTGGCCATGAACGTAGCCCAACTCATTTCCAAGAAGCGTGACGGTGGCGAACTCTCGCAGGCCGAGATCGCCGACTTCATCGCCGCCTACGCGGCGGGCGACCTGCCCGATTACCAGATGGCCGCGTGGGCGATGGCCGTCTTTCTCCGTGGCATGACCACCGCGGAGACCGCCGCCCTCACCGAATCGATGCTCAACTCGGGCGAGGTCTTCGCCGGTTCGCCCGACGGCGGCGCGCCGAACGTCGACAAGCACTCCTCGGGCGGCATCGGCGACAAGGTGTCGATCCCCCTCGCGCCGGCGCTCGCCTGCTGCGGCGTGCGGGTGCCGATGATCTCCGGCCGCGGCCTCGGCGCGACGGGCGGCACGCTCGACAAGCTCGAATCGATCCCCGGCTTCCGCGTCGACTACAACGTGCAGGAGGCCCAACGCCTCGCCGACGAGATCGGCTGCGTGATCGTCGCCGCCTCGCCCGAGTTGGTCCCCGCCGACCGCAAGCTGTACGCCCTCCGCGACGTGACCGGCACCGTGCCGAGCATCCCGCTGATCACCGCCAGCATCATGAGCAAGAAGCTCGCGGAGGGGCTCGACGCCTTGGTGCTCGACGTGAAGTGCGGCAGCGGCGCCTTCATGAAGACCCGCGAGGACGCGACCGCCCTGGCCCGCTCGCTGGTCGACACAGGCAAGCGGATGGGGGTGGCGACGGCCGCCCTGGTGACGGATATGAATCAGCCCCTCGGTCGCCTCGCGGGCAACGCCGTGGAGATCGACGAATCGGTCGCCTGCCTTGAGGGCGCCGGCCCCGATGACCTCCGCAAGCTGGTTGTCGAACAGGGCGCCGAGGCCCTCACCCTCGCCGGCGTCGCCGCGAGCATTGAGGAGGGACGCGCCCGCATCGCCAAGACCCTCGACGACGGCTCAGCCCGCGAGAAACTCGCCCAGATGGTGCGTGCCCAGGAAGGCGACCTCGAAGCCCCACGGCCACGCGCCGCCGAGACGGTAGTCTCCGCGGAACGGGCGGGCGTCGTTTCAGCGATCGACACCGAAACGCTCGGCTACGCCGTCATCGAGTTGGGCGGGGGCCGCAAGCAGCAGGGCGACCCGCTCGATTTCTCGGTTGGGTTCGAGTGCCTCGTGCGTATCGGCGAGCCGGTCGAGACCGGCCAGCCCCTCGTGCGGCTGTTCGCAACTGACCGGGGTCGCGAGCGGGCGATCAACCTGACGCGTGGCGCCATCATGATCGGCGACGAACCGATTGATTCGCCGCCGCTGGTGATCGATCGCATCGACTGA
- the punA_1 gene encoding Purine nucleoside phosphorylase 1, with product MHELSQHIDEAVAAIHHRVEAKPTVGVILGSGLGGLAEQIDAPVALPYEELPNFPRSTAAGHAGRLIVGELRGTGRTILAMQGRFHLYEGWDAQQAALPVWVMKRLGIETLIVSNAAGGLNPRYAVGDVMLIEDHINFMFKNPLIGVNDDALGPRFPDMSAPYDAELMKLAELTARGQGFPLPRGVYVGMLGPTYETRAEYRMCRSLGGDAAGMSTVPEVIAARHAGLRVLGLSTITNACSPDQLGETTHEEVVEAAASAGEKLRAIVEAVVVSI from the coding sequence ATGCACGAACTCAGCCAGCACATCGACGAAGCGGTCGCCGCCATCCACCACCGGGTGGAGGCCAAGCCCACGGTCGGCGTGATCCTCGGCTCGGGTCTCGGCGGCCTTGCGGAGCAGATCGACGCGCCGGTCGCCCTCCCCTACGAAGAATTGCCCAACTTCCCCCGCTCCACCGCCGCCGGGCACGCGGGGCGGCTGATCGTCGGCGAGCTGCGCGGGACCGGCCGGACGATCCTGGCCATGCAGGGACGGTTCCACCTCTACGAAGGCTGGGACGCCCAGCAGGCCGCCCTGCCCGTGTGGGTGATGAAACGGCTCGGGATCGAGACGCTCATCGTCTCCAACGCCGCGGGGGGCCTCAACCCGCGCTACGCCGTCGGCGACGTGATGCTGATCGAGGACCACATCAACTTCATGTTCAAGAACCCGCTGATCGGCGTGAATGACGATGCGCTCGGCCCACGGTTCCCCGACATGTCGGCGCCGTATGATGCGGAACTGATGAAGCTCGCTGAGCTGACCGCGCGCGGGCAAGGCTTCCCGCTGCCGCGGGGCGTGTACGTCGGCATGCTCGGCCCGACTTACGAGACCCGCGCCGAGTACCGCATGTGTCGTTCTCTCGGGGGCGACGCCGCCGGCATGTCGACCGTGCCCGAGGTCATCGCCGCCCGCCACGCCGGCCTGCGGGTGCTCGGCCTCTCGACGATCACCAACGCCTGCTCGCCCGACCAGCTCGGCGAGACCACGCACGAGGAGGTCGTCGAAGCGGCCGCCTCCGCCGGCGAGAAGCTGCGGGCGATCGTCGAGGCCGTAGTGGTCTCAATTTGA
- the punA_2 gene encoding Purine nucleoside phosphorylase 1 translates to MLHLYEQIQEAVAKIHTVWKTPPHAGIILGTGLGNFAENVEVEATLDYADIPHFPVSTATSHRGRLVFGKLNGLPVMVMEGRMHAYEGYPMSQITLPVRVMKALGAELLIVSQAVGGMNPQYNPGDVMLIDDHINLLGDNPLVGVNDDRLGPRFPDMSQPYSFELLDEGQRIARTKDFVVHRGVSVAVLGPCLETRAEYRFLRAIGADVVGMSTVPEVITAVHCGLRTFGMAVVTDMCLPDALEVAEVEEIIRVANSAEPKLRMMVEGILAYEADKKG, encoded by the coding sequence ATGCTGCATCTCTACGAACAGATCCAAGAAGCGGTCGCCAAGATCCACACCGTGTGGAAGACCCCGCCACACGCCGGCATCATCCTCGGCACCGGGCTGGGCAACTTCGCCGAGAACGTCGAGGTCGAGGCGACGCTCGACTACGCCGACATCCCGCACTTCCCGGTCTCGACCGCCACGAGTCACCGCGGACGCCTCGTCTTCGGTAAGCTGAACGGCCTGCCCGTGATGGTCATGGAAGGCCGCATGCACGCCTACGAAGGCTACCCGATGAGCCAGATCACCCTGCCCGTGCGGGTGATGAAGGCGTTGGGCGCCGAGCTGCTGATCGTTTCCCAGGCGGTGGGCGGGATGAACCCGCAGTACAACCCGGGCGATGTCATGCTGATCGACGATCACATCAACCTGCTGGGCGATAACCCGCTGGTCGGGGTGAACGACGACCGCCTCGGACCGCGTTTCCCCGACATGTCGCAGCCTTATTCGTTCGAGTTGCTCGACGAGGGGCAGCGGATCGCCCGCACGAAGGACTTCGTCGTCCACCGGGGCGTGTCGGTCGCGGTCCTGGGCCCCTGCCTGGAGACCCGCGCCGAGTACCGCTTCCTCCGCGCGATCGGCGCCGATGTGGTCGGCATGTCGACCGTCCCCGAGGTGATCACCGCCGTGCATTGCGGCTTGCGGACCTTCGGTATGGCCGTGGTGACCGACATGTGCCTGCCCGACGCCCTGGAAGTCGCCGAGGTCGAGGAGATCATCCGCGTCGCGAACTCGGCCGAGCCGAAGCTCCGCATGATGGTCGAAGGCATCCTCGCCTACGAAGCGGACAAGAAGGGCTAG
- the deoC1 gene encoding Deoxyribose-phosphate aldolase 1 codes for MPEIVSLIDHAVLHPTQTAADVRDACAMAVRLGIASVCVKPSHVAVATECLADSSVLPSTVIGFPHGGTSTTAKVAETLTACKEGAREVDMVVNIGQALAEDWDAVGSDIAAVVEAAKSAGAITKVIFETGLMPTDDHKRKLCELSEAAGAAFVKTSTGFGFVKGDDGALKSTGATVEDIRLMRGSCRPQVQVKASGGVRSYADAVKMVEAGATRLGTSATEAIAQGSEGDSY; via the coding sequence ATGCCTGAAATCGTCTCGCTGATTGACCACGCCGTCCTCCACCCGACCCAGACCGCTGCCGACGTGCGCGACGCGTGCGCCATGGCGGTCCGCCTCGGAATCGCCAGCGTCTGCGTAAAGCCGTCGCACGTGGCGGTCGCCACCGAATGCCTCGCCGACTCGTCGGTGCTGCCCAGCACCGTGATCGGGTTCCCCCACGGCGGCACGAGCACCACGGCCAAGGTCGCTGAGACGCTTACCGCGTGCAAAGAGGGCGCCCGCGAGGTCGACATGGTCGTGAACATCGGCCAGGCGCTCGCCGAGGACTGGGACGCGGTCGGCTCCGACATCGCGGCGGTCGTCGAGGCGGCCAAGAGCGCCGGCGCGATCACCAAGGTGATCTTCGAGACCGGCCTCATGCCGACCGACGACCACAAGCGAAAGCTCTGCGAGCTGAGCGAAGCGGCCGGCGCGGCGTTCGTGAAGACCTCCACGGGTTTCGGCTTCGTTAAAGGGGACGACGGCGCCCTGAAGTCGACCGGCGCCACCGTCGAAGACATCCGCCTGATGCGTGGCTCGTGTCGCCCCCAGGTGCAGGTGAAGGCCTCTGGCGGTGTCCGCAGCTACGCCGACGCCGTGAAGATGGTCGAGGCGGGCGCCACCCGCCTCGGCACCAGCGCCACCGAAGCGATCGCGCAGGGCTCCGAAGGCGACTCCTATTAG
- a CDS encoding Endonuclease/Exonuclease/phosphatase family protein — protein MIGRIALARLALGLVTLGATHAPAADTTPFRLVTFNAEILTAPRVRAGQLQKFRFDHARNGHLERVANVIETLSPDLLNLVEVTSREAVDRLVEILHEKGLKDYRGYHIESNDSFSGMDVGVITRLPLDEVDGATMRTIYSEREDPTWRQSFSFTGWEGDRRTSSTSLSRNSVYFATVNGWKLGLFGLHLKSNPSDEYSNAKRSAEVEVVRRAIRSEVAPKGYLPLILGDLNDYDPDIPDRDESRSTLTETLRKLKDYDAESPGDELVNAAKWMPRQADRYTSHWDWNENGAADGDDVFTMIDHILLPKQLEPYVKRAFVSRCVGLDTSDHFPVVVDLELPEAPAN, from the coding sequence ATGATCGGCCGCATCGCTCTGGCGCGCCTCGCCTTGGGGCTGGTTACCCTGGGGGCGACCCACGCCCCGGCGGCCGACACGACTCCTTTTCGGTTAGTCACGTTCAACGCGGAGATCCTCACCGCGCCGCGGGTTCGCGCAGGTCAGCTGCAGAAGTTCCGTTTCGACCACGCCCGCAACGGGCACCTGGAACGGGTCGCGAACGTGATCGAAACGCTCTCGCCCGACCTGCTGAACCTGGTCGAGGTGACCAGCCGCGAGGCGGTCGATCGGCTCGTAGAGATCCTGCACGAGAAGGGCCTCAAGGATTACCGGGGCTACCACATCGAGTCGAACGACTCGTTCAGTGGCATGGACGTTGGCGTCATCACGCGGCTGCCGCTCGATGAGGTCGACGGCGCCACGATGCGGACGATCTACTCCGAACGTGAAGACCCAACTTGGCGGCAGTCGTTCAGCTTCACCGGCTGGGAGGGCGACCGTCGCACTAGCAGCACGTCGCTGTCGCGCAACTCGGTCTACTTCGCTACTGTGAACGGCTGGAAACTCGGGCTCTTCGGCCTGCACCTCAAGTCGAACCCGTCCGACGAGTACTCCAACGCCAAGCGCTCAGCCGAGGTCGAAGTCGTCCGCCGGGCGATCCGCAGCGAGGTCGCGCCGAAAGGTTACTTGCCGCTGATCCTCGGGGACCTGAACGACTACGACCCGGACATCCCCGACCGGGACGAGAGCCGCTCGACCCTGACCGAGACGCTCCGCAAGCTCAAGGACTACGACGCCGAGTCGCCAGGTGACGAACTCGTTAACGCGGCGAAGTGGATGCCGCGGCAGGCGGACCGCTACACGTCGCACTGGGATTGGAACGAGAACGGCGCCGCCGACGGCGACGACGTCTTCACGATGATCGACCACATCCTGCTGCCTAAGCAGCTGGAGCCCTACGTTAAGCGGGCTTTCGTAAGCCGCTGCGTCGGGCTGGACACCTCGGACCACTTCCCGGTGGTTGTCGATCTCGAACTGCCCGAGGCGCCCGCCAACTAG
- the amn gene encoding AMP nucleosidase produces MSLTKEAIAKDWLTRYTGMPLGEFGDYVLLTNFSEYVVRFAERFGCQVHGLDRPMQAATNGDGLTIINFGIGSPNAATVMDLLTAHRPKGVLFLGKCGGLKHSTEIGHFILPIGAIRGEGTSNDYLDPLVPALPSFKLHKFVSEKLVAQGLDYRTGVIYTTNRRVWEHDQEFTEKLHSYSPIGIDMETATIFIVGHANQIARGALLLVSDVPTSPEGVKTTESDAAVSRDWAEKHLDLGIEALSEIGDLGEEIKHFRY; encoded by the coding sequence ATGTCGCTGACCAAAGAAGCGATCGCCAAGGACTGGCTCACCCGCTACACGGGCATGCCGCTTGGGGAATTTGGCGACTACGTCCTGCTCACCAATTTCAGCGAGTACGTCGTCCGGTTCGCCGAGCGATTCGGCTGCCAGGTGCACGGCCTCGACCGCCCGATGCAGGCCGCCACCAACGGCGACGGCCTGACGATCATCAACTTCGGCATCGGCTCGCCCAACGCGGCGACCGTGATGGACCTGCTGACCGCTCACCGCCCCAAGGGGGTCCTCTTCCTTGGGAAATGCGGCGGACTCAAGCACTCGACCGAGATCGGGCACTTCATCCTGCCGATCGGCGCTATCCGGGGTGAGGGGACCTCGAACGACTACCTCGATCCGCTGGTGCCCGCCCTGCCCTCCTTCAAGCTGCACAAGTTTGTCTCGGAGAAGCTGGTCGCCCAAGGCCTCGATTACCGGACCGGCGTGATCTATACGACCAACCGCCGGGTCTGGGAGCACGACCAGGAGTTCACCGAGAAGCTGCACTCCTACTCGCCCATCGGCATCGACATGGAGACCGCCACGATCTTCATCGTCGGCCACGCCAACCAGATCGCGCGGGGCGCCCTGCTGCTGGTGTCGGACGTCCCGACCAGCCCGGAGGGAGTGAAAACCACGGAGAGCGACGCGGCGGTTAGCCGCGACTGGGCGGAGAAACACCTCGACCTGGGCATCGAGGCGCTCAGCGAAATCGGCGATCTGGGCGAGGAGATCAAGCACTTCCGATATTAG